The genome window ATCGGTACGGCCATGTCGCCGATAATATTTCGATTCTCTATGGTGGATCGATGAAGGGTGACAATGCCGCGGGACTGGTAAGCCAGCCCGATATCGACGGCGGTCTGGTCGGCGGCGCCAGCCTCAAGGTGGACGAGTTTACGAGAATTATTACATCTGTATAGACGGAGGATGGTACATTGTTTACGGTAATGGTAGTCTTTCACACGCTGGTATGTGTTCTGCTGGTGATTGTGGTTTTGATGCAGTCGGCCAAGGGCGAGGGCCTGGCCGGGGCATTCGGCGGCGGCGGATCCGGATTGACCGGGGCGGTTTTCGGCGGACGCGGCGCGGCATCTTTTCTTTCTAAAGCGACAACGGTTCTGGCTATTGTTTTCATGATCAACTGCGGCGTTCTGGCTTTCATGTCGAGTCATCGCACCGGGCGGCAGGTCACCGAAAGTTCCGGTTCGGTTGTAACGGAGAAGGCTCAAGAAGAGATGGCTCGTCAGCAGGCGGCCCAGCAGGCGATGCCGCCAGTGGGTGATACCTCCCTGGGGGTTCCGGCCGAGGGCGGGATCGAGGGAAATCCGGGGTTACCGGTTCCGGCCGACAGCCAGTGAGAGCGGAAAAAGATCGGCGGAAGTGGTGGAATTGGTAGACACACTATCTTGAGGGGGTAGCGCCGAACAGGCGTGCGGGTTCAAATCCCGCCTTCCGCATAAACATAGAGGCTCTTATGCATGATGCATAAGGGCTTTTTTTATTGGGGGAATACTGCGAGCAAAATGGATAAAACAGAGAGAATAAGACCGGGGCGGAGGAATTGCCACCCCGGTCTTAATTGCGAAAGGATTGACCTATACGAAAACCAAATCATTGTCTTTATTATTACTGA of Candidatus Zixiibacteriota bacterium contains these proteins:
- the secG gene encoding preprotein translocase subunit SecG, with amino-acid sequence MFTVMVVFHTLVCVLLVIVVLMQSAKGEGLAGAFGGGGSGLTGAVFGGRGAASFLSKATTVLAIVFMINCGVLAFMSSHRTGRQVTESSGSVVTEKAQEEMARQQAAQQAMPPVGDTSLGVPAEGGIEGNPGLPVPADSQ